A window of the Phragmites australis chromosome 20, lpPhrAust1.1, whole genome shotgun sequence genome harbors these coding sequences:
- the LOC133902103 gene encoding protein CHAPERONE-LIKE PROTEIN OF POR1, chloroplastic-like: protein MQATAAAAFLARPLPRLCRVGVWGAYGAAARGGAVALPPRLWTPRCSMSLSIGGGAGAGGDRGFSYEHVPVFPRYRMRDPYKLLGVDRDASEEEIRGARNFLIQQYAGHEPSEEAIEGAYEKIIMKSYQQRKKTKINLKTKLKKRVEESPSWVKALLGYFEVPSMEIISRRLFFFAFIAGWSIATSAENGPAFQLAISLFSCIYFLNDKMKNLLRASTTGFGVLVGGWIIGSLLVPLIPTFIIPPTWSLELLTSLVAYVFLFLGSTFFK from the exons ATGCAGGCGACGGCCGCAGCGGCCTTCCTCGCCCGCCCGCTCCCGCGGCTCTGCCG CGTCGGCGTCTGGGGCGCGTATGGGGCGGCGGCGCGTGGGGGTGCCGTGGCGCTCCCGCCGCGTCTGTGGACCCCGCGGTGCTCCATGAGCCTCTCCAtcggcggtggcgccggcgccggaggagACCGCGGGTTCAGCTACG AGCATGTTCCAGTGTTCCCAAGATACCGTATGCGGGATCCATACAAGCTTCTTGGCGTTGATCGTGACGCATCTGAAGAAGAGATTCGGGGTGCAAGGAATTTTCTTATTCAACAGTATGCCGGGCATGAGCCAAGTGAAGAAGCTATTGAAGGTGCTTATGAGAAGATAATAATGAAGAGCTACCAGCAGCGGAAGAAGACAAAAATTAATCTGAAAACCAAGTTAAAGAAGCGAGTAGAGGAATCCCCTTCATGGGTCAAGGCACTGCTTGGTTACTTTGAGGTGCCATCAATGGAAATTATTTCCAGAAGATTGTTCTTCTTTGCTTTCATTGCTGGATGGAGCATAGCGACTTCTGCTGAGAATGGACCCGCGTTTCAG CTCGCAATATCGCTCTTCTCGTGCATATATTTCCTCAATGACAAGATGAAGAACCTCCTCAGGGCATCAACCACTGG GTTTGGAGTACTTGTTGGTGGCTGGATTATCGGATCTCTACTGGTCCCACTGATCCCAACATTTATCATCCCACCTACATGGTCCCTTGAGCTCCTCACCTCGCTCGTTGCTTACGTTTTCTTGTTCCTGGGAAGCACTTTCTTCAAATGA
- the LOC133902216 gene encoding uncharacterized protein LOC133902216 produces MGKLARLVDGIKEKLAGSGRKKTKAVCYDKVDKTESMRVEIRSRRARQLIAKNLAVADSIAGSSSPRGDGGNKKKKKKRFFAS; encoded by the coding sequence ATGGGGAAGCTCGCGAGGCTGGTGGACGGCATCAAGGAGAAGCTGGCGGGGAGCGGCCGGAAGAAGACGAAGGCGGTGTGCTACGACAAGGTGGACAAGACGGAGAGCATGAGGGTGGAGATCAGGAGCCGCCGCGCGCGGCAGCTCATCGCCAAGAACCTCGCCGTCGCTGATTCCATCGCCGGGAGCAGCAGCccccgcggcgacggcggcaacaagaagaagaagaagaagcgatTCTTCGCGTCCTGA
- the LOC133902013 gene encoding probable acyl-activating enzyme 17, peroxisomal: protein MAAAAHKPLGAITAADLAAVAPGSDAAALHTALRCALDSHGSAGAGAVWGELCRFVLRPDVPFAIHRMVYYGCFAEFPSPTPPAWTPDPEAASLTNVGRVLEARGKELIGEAYKDPITSFPDLHKFSNENPEVYWKTVFDEMGVEFNAEPSCILKESGAYPGGEWLPDAVLNAAANCLSAKPGRSSDDAAIVWRDEGKDSEPLNFVTLEELRKKVCLVANALDALDLPKGSAIAIDMPMNVNAVVIYLAIVLAGYVVVSIADSFAAPAISTRLKISEAKAIFTQDYILRDDKELPLYSRVVEAKAPMAIVIPVRGSLPINELRVDDLSWQDFLGRVNHTKAENYIAVEQPAHTFSNILFSSGTTGEPKAIPWTHITPLKAAADGWCHMDIRKGDVVAWPTNLGWMMGPWLVYASLLNGASMALYNGSPNSSGFAKFVQDAKVTMLGVVPSIVRTWKTTDCTAGFDWSTIRCFSSTGEASSVDDYLWLMGRACYKPVIEYCGGTEIGGAFVTGSLLQPQALSAFSTPAMGCNLFILDSSGNPLPQDAVGIGELALDPTLFGSSSTLLNADHYDVYFKGMAERNGKVLRRHGDEFECTSDGYYRAHGRADDTMNLGGIKVSSIEIERICNRVNDAILETAAIGVPPIGGGPEQLTIAVVFEDHNSQAEDLNQLKLAFNSALKKLNPLFKVSSVVVVPSLPRTASNKVMRRVLRKEFTQATQAKQSKI, encoded by the exons atggCCGCCGCGGCGCACAAGCCCCTGGGCGCGATCACCGCCGCCGACCTCGCCGCCGTGGCGCCCGGGTCGGACGCCGCCGCGCTCCACACAGCGCTCCGGTGCGCGCTCGACTCCCAcggcagcgccggcgccggcgccgtgtGGGGGGAGCTCTGCCGGTTCGTGCTCCGCCCGGACGTCCCCTTCGCCATCCACCGGATGGTGTACTACGGCTGCTTCGCCGAGTTCCCCTCCCCCACGCCGCCCGCCTGGACCCCCGATCC cGAGGCGGCTTCCCTGACCAATGTCGGCCGCGTCCTGGAGGCACGGGGGAAGGAGCTAATCGGCGAGGCGTACAAGGATCCCATCACCAGCTTCCCTGACCTCCACAAGTTCTCCAACGAGAACCCAGAG GTGTACTGGAAGACGGTGTTCGATGAGATGGGTGTTGAATTCAATGCGGAGCCATCATGCATCTTGAAAGAGAGTGGTGCGTATCCTGGTGGTGAGTGGTTACCGGACGCTGTGCTGAATGCCGCTGCGAATTGCCTGAGTGCTAAACCCGGGAGGAGCTCCGATGATGCTGCCATAGTGTGGAGGGATGAGGGGAAGGATTCTGAGCCTCTTAACTTTGTTACTCTTGAGGAATTGAGGAAGAAAGTTTG CCTAGTGGCGAATGCGCTTGATGCCCTGGACCTGCCAAAGGGATCTGCTATTGCCATTGACATGCCTATGAATGTGAATGCTGTCGTGATCTACCTTGCGATTGTGTTAGCAGGCTATGTGGTTGTGTCAATTGCAGATAGTTTTGCTGCGCCTGCAATATCAACAAGGTTAAAGATATCAGAAGCAAAGGCAATTTTTACTCAG GATTACATCCTTCGTGATGACAAGGAACTGCCATTGTACAG TAGAGTTGTGGAGGCTAAGGCCCCTATGGCAATTGTGATCCCTGTCAGGGGATCTTTGCCAATAAATGAACTGCGTGTTGACGACCTATCCTGGCAAGATTTCCTTGGAAGGGTTAATCATACCAA ggCGGAAAATTATATTGCAGTTGAGCAACCTGCCCACACATTCAGCAATATCTTATTTTCGTCAGGGACAACAG GGGAACCTAAGGCAATTCCTTGGACACATATAACCCCCCTAAAGGCAGCTGCCGATGGATGGTGTCACATGGATATTCGTAAAGGAGATGTTGTTGCATGGCCAACGAATCTTGGTTGGATGATGGGTCCCTGGCTTGTTTATGCCTCTTTACTGAATGGAGCTTCCATGGCTCTGTATAATGGCTCCCCAAATAGTTCAGGCTTTGCAAAGTTTGTACAG GATGCTAAGGTGACAATGCTTGGAGTGGTACCCAGCATTGTTCGTACATGGAAAACAACAGATTGTACAGCTGGATTTGATTGGTCAACCATTAG ATGCTTTAGCTCAACTGGGGAGGCATCCAGTGTGGATGACTATTTATGGCTGATGGGAAGAGCTTGCTATAAGCCAGTAATAGAGTACTGTGGAGGTACCGAAATCGGTGGCGCATTTGTTACTGGATCCTTGCTGCAACCTCAAGCGTTGTCTGCATTCAGTACACCTGCCATGGGTTGTAACTTGTTCATTCTTGACAGCAGTGGGAATCCCTTA CCACAAGATGCCGTGGGTATTGGTGAACTAGCACTTGATCCAACTCTATTTGGATCATCATCAACGCTGCTAAATGCTGATCATTACGACGTTTACTTCAAAGGAATGGCAGAAAGAAATGGCAAA GTTCTCCGTAGGCATGGAGATGAATTTGAGTGCACTTCAGATGGATATTATAGGGCTCATGGGCGTGCAGATGACACAATGAACCTTGGTGGCATTAAG GTTAGTTCCATCGAGATTGAGAGGATCTGCAACAGAGTAAATGATGCCATCCTTGAAACAGCAGCCATCGGGGTTCCACCTATAGGGGGTGGCCCTGAACAATTAACCATAGCTGTCGTCTTCGAAGACCACAACTCGCAAGCAGAAGACTTGAACCAGCTGAAATTAGCATTCAACTCGGCTCTGAAAAAGCTGAACCCTCTCTTCAAG GTTTCCTCCGTCGTTGTAGTCCCCTCGCTACCTAGAACCGCCTCTAATAAGGTCATGAGGAGGGTCCTGCGCAAGGAGTTCACCCAGGCAACACAGGCAAAACAGTCAAAGATCTAG